In one Melaminivora jejuensis genomic region, the following are encoded:
- a CDS encoding ABC transporter permease, whose amino-acid sequence MRPSRFPAHYTLADKLGWLGLRAFGIGVLLFLLLPIFVIVPLSFSSGSFLAYPLPGWSLQWYRELFASPEWARAARNSFIVAPLATLLATTLGTLAAMGLARTQFAGKGLLSALLISPMVVPIVVVAVSTYLFFARIGLSESYLGLVLVHAALGAPFVVTTVLATLQGFNQNLVKASLSLGAGPVQTFFRITLPVIAPGVISGALFAFAASFDEVVVTLFLAGPEQVTLPRQMFTGIRENISPVIAAVATLLTLFTTALMMTLEWLRGRRK is encoded by the coding sequence ATGAGACCCTCCCGCTTTCCCGCCCACTACACGCTGGCCGACAAGCTCGGCTGGCTGGGCCTGCGCGCCTTCGGCATCGGCGTGCTGCTGTTTCTGCTGCTGCCCATCTTCGTGATCGTGCCGCTGTCGTTTTCCAGCGGCTCCTTCCTGGCCTATCCGCTGCCGGGTTGGTCGCTGCAGTGGTACCGCGAGCTGTTCGCCTCGCCCGAGTGGGCGCGCGCGGCGCGCAACAGCTTCATCGTGGCGCCGCTGGCCACGCTCCTGGCCACCACGCTGGGCACGCTGGCAGCCATGGGCCTGGCGCGCACGCAGTTCGCCGGCAAGGGCCTGCTCAGCGCCCTGCTGATCTCGCCCATGGTCGTGCCCATCGTAGTGGTGGCCGTCAGCACCTACCTGTTCTTTGCCCGCATCGGCCTGAGCGAGAGCTACCTGGGCCTGGTGCTCGTCCATGCCGCGCTGGGCGCGCCCTTCGTCGTGACCACGGTGCTGGCCACGCTGCAGGGCTTCAACCAGAACCTGGTCAAGGCCAGCCTGAGCCTGGGCGCCGGGCCGGTGCAGACGTTTTTCCGCATCACGTTGCCGGTGATTGCGCCGGGCGTCATCTCGGGCGCGCTGTTTGCATTTGCCGCATCCTTCGACGAGGTGGTGGTCACGCTGTTCCTGGCCGGGCCGGAGCAGGTCACGCTGCCGCGCCAGATGTTCACCGGCATCCGCGAGAACATCTCGCCGGTCATCGCCGCCGTGGCCACGCTGCTGACCCTGTTCACCACAGCGCTGATGATGACGCTGGAGTGGCTGCGCGGACGGCGCAAATAA
- a CDS encoding ISAs1 family transposase, whose product MSLLQLLQQIPDPRVQRTRRHELIDLLAIALCATVAGADNWIETVEFAQAHQAWLQRFLRLPCGIASHDTFARVFRRLDPHALEQVLQQWLKGMSASASGHVAIDGKSVRSAHRKGKGAHHSLHLVSAWASEQRLLLGQRKVDGKSNEITAIPELLKLLDIGGCTITIDAMGCQKAIAKQIADQGAHYVLSLKGNQRHMFNVCKKHFESAEADRGQQTFSDSDKGHGRIETRKYQVSALPPALQRAAQHWPQLQSVVRVVRTRQLPGQERVSEQTSYYLSSLSAHTSAQQMAQYIRGHWSVENQLHWSLDVGMGDDSGLSQKDHAAHNQALLRRIAQQMLQADTSVKAGLKAKRKRAGWDLTYLERVMELCI is encoded by the coding sequence TTGAGCCTGCTGCAACTGCTCCAACAAATTCCCGATCCCCGTGTGCAGCGCACCCGCCGCCATGAGCTCATCGACTTGCTGGCTATCGCCCTGTGCGCTACTGTCGCCGGAGCAGACAACTGGATCGAGACGGTGGAGTTTGCCCAGGCCCACCAGGCCTGGCTGCAACGCTTTTTGCGCCTGCCCTGCGGCATTGCCTCGCACGACACCTTCGCGCGGGTCTTTCGCCGCCTGGATCCACATGCACTCGAACAGGTCTTGCAGCAATGGCTCAAGGGTATGTCTGCGAGCGCCTCGGGCCATGTGGCCATCGATGGCAAGAGCGTGCGCAGCGCCCACCGCAAGGGCAAGGGTGCGCACCACAGTTTGCATTTGGTCAGCGCCTGGGCATCTGAGCAGCGCTTGCTGCTGGGCCAGCGCAAGGTCGATGGCAAGAGCAACGAGATCACGGCCATTCCTGAGTTGCTCAAGTTGTTGGACATTGGTGGGTGCACCATCACCATCGATGCCATGGGCTGCCAAAAAGCCATTGCCAAGCAAATCGCCGACCAAGGTGCCCACTACGTGCTCAGCCTCAAGGGCAATCAGCGGCACATGTTCAACGTGTGCAAGAAACACTTTGAAAGCGCTGAAGCTGACAGGGGCCAGCAAACGTTCAGTGACTCAGACAAAGGCCACGGGCGCATCGAGACGCGCAAGTACCAGGTGTCGGCACTGCCGCCGGCGCTGCAGCGTGCGGCCCAGCACTGGCCCCAGCTGCAAAGCGTGGTGCGCGTGGTGCGCACGCGCCAATTGCCAGGCCAAGAGCGAGTCAGCGAACAAACGAGCTACTACCTCAGTAGCCTGAGCGCACACACCAGCGCCCAGCAAATGGCGCAATACATCCGGGGGCACTGGAGCGTGGAAAACCAGCTGCACTGGAGCCTGGATGTGGGCATGGGCGACGACAGCGGTCTGAGCCAGAAAGACCACGCTGCGCACAACCAAGCGCTGCTCAGGCGCATAGCCCAGCAGATGCTGCAAGCCGACACCAGCGTGAAGGCCGGACTCAAGGCCAAGCGCAAACGCGCGGGCTGGGACTTGACCTACTTGGAGCGGGTCATGGAGCTATGCATTTAG
- a CDS encoding PLP-dependent aminotransferase family protein, whose translation MFSLDHQSATPLVVQVVEGFRELVDSGSLRAGAKLPSIRQFAHMHGISVYTVVDAYDRLVAQGYCVSRPHSGFFVRRRADALQPEPLAEPVSTGEYRFDAMWYMQRIFENRALRLKPGCGWLPGEWLFHDGVRRSLRALAAEDADLGGYGEPKGYLPLRQLVRDLLAEHEVAASAEQLLLTQGSTQALDLVARQLLRPGDAVLVDDPGYANQLSALRFQGARLIGAPRTAQGYDLELLEERVRQHRPKVLFTQPRLQSPTASTAQVAHLYRLLQLAEKYDFVVVENDIYADLDPEPRPTLASLDQLRRVVYVSSFSKTISPNIRVGYLAAHPDLLEELARLKMVSGLTSSEFTERLAYGALLDGRWRKHTKALRDRLAVAQQRVASELLDLGFELFAEPKAGMLLWARHPRITDSTELAYRAAEHDMLLGPGHLFTIDLQPNAWLRFNVAHCNDPAVLAFLRAQLG comes from the coding sequence ATGTTCTCGCTCGATCACCAGTCCGCCACCCCTCTTGTCGTGCAGGTGGTCGAGGGCTTTCGCGAATTGGTGGACAGCGGCAGCCTGCGCGCCGGCGCCAAGCTGCCCTCCATCCGCCAGTTCGCCCACATGCACGGCATCAGCGTCTATACCGTGGTCGATGCCTACGACCGGCTGGTGGCGCAGGGCTACTGTGTGTCGCGGCCGCACTCGGGTTTTTTCGTGCGCCGGCGCGCCGATGCGCTGCAGCCCGAGCCCCTGGCCGAACCGGTCTCCACGGGGGAGTACCGCTTCGATGCCATGTGGTACATGCAGCGCATCTTCGAGAACCGGGCGCTGCGCCTCAAGCCCGGCTGTGGTTGGCTGCCCGGCGAGTGGCTGTTCCATGACGGCGTGCGCCGCAGCCTGCGCGCGCTGGCCGCCGAGGATGCCGACCTGGGCGGCTACGGCGAGCCCAAGGGCTATCTGCCGCTGCGCCAGCTGGTGCGCGACCTGCTGGCCGAGCACGAGGTGGCAGCCAGCGCCGAGCAACTGCTGCTGACCCAGGGCTCGACCCAGGCGCTCGACCTGGTGGCGCGCCAGTTGCTGCGCCCGGGCGACGCCGTGCTGGTGGACGACCCGGGCTATGCCAACCAGTTGTCGGCGCTGCGCTTTCAGGGCGCGCGGCTGATCGGTGCGCCGCGCACCGCCCAGGGCTACGACCTGGAGCTGCTGGAGGAGCGTGTGCGCCAGCACCGGCCCAAGGTGCTGTTCACCCAGCCCCGGCTGCAAAGCCCCACGGCCTCGACGGCGCAGGTGGCGCACCTGTACCGGCTGCTGCAGCTGGCCGAGAAATACGATTTCGTGGTCGTGGAAAACGACATCTACGCCGACCTCGACCCCGAGCCGCGCCCGACGCTGGCCAGCCTGGATCAACTGCGCCGCGTGGTCTATGTCAGCAGCTTTTCCAAGACCATCTCGCCCAACATCCGCGTGGGCTACCTGGCGGCGCACCCGGATCTGCTGGAGGAGCTGGCGCGACTGAAGATGGTCTCGGGCCTGACCTCATCGGAGTTCACCGAGCGCCTGGCCTACGGCGCCCTGCTCGATGGCCGCTGGCGCAAGCACACCAAGGCGCTGCGCGACCGCCTGGCCGTGGCCCAGCAGCGCGTGGCCTCGGAGCTGCTCGACCTGGGCTTCGAGCTGTTTGCCGAACCCAAGGCCGGGATGCTGCTGTGGGCGCGGCACCCGCGCATCACCGACTCCACCGAACTGGCCTACCGCGCCGCCGAGCACGACATGCTGCTCGGCCCCGGCCACCTGTTCACCATCGACTTGCAGCCCAATGCCTGGCTGCGCTTCAACGTGGCGCACTGCAACGACCCGGCGGTGCTGGCCTTTCTGCGCGCGCAGCTGGGTTGA
- the gabT gene encoding 4-aminobutyrate--2-oxoglutarate transaminase → MQREPHLDNAALFARREAAIARGVGHSHQIFIDRGENAEIWDVSGRRYIDFAGGIAVLNTGHRHPAVVQAVKEQLDRFTHTCFQVLAYESYVELAERLNAKAPGDFAKKALFLTTGAEAVENAVKIARAYTGRPGVIAFTGGYHGRTLMTMGLTGKVVPYKAGFGPFPADIFHARFPNALHGVSVQDAIDSLESIFKNGIEPTRVAAIIIEPVQGEGGFNVAPAALLQHLRALCDQHGIVLIADEVQTGAGRTGKWFAIEHSGVAPDLITMAKSMAGGFPISAVIGRAEIMDAPNPGGLGGTYAGSPLACAAALAVLDVFEQENLLQRAEDVGQRLMLNLQELAQQHACIAQVRGLGAMVAMELCQDGDPARPDAQLAKNLCAQAAERGLILLSCGTYGNVIRILVPLTASDALLDEGLAIIGQSLQAALAAG, encoded by the coding sequence ATGCAACGCGAACCCCATCTCGACAACGCCGCCCTGTTTGCCCGCCGCGAGGCCGCCATTGCGCGCGGTGTCGGTCACTCCCACCAGATCTTCATCGACCGGGGCGAGAACGCCGAAATCTGGGACGTGAGCGGTCGGCGCTACATCGACTTTGCCGGCGGCATCGCCGTGCTCAACACCGGGCACCGCCACCCTGCCGTGGTGCAGGCGGTCAAGGAGCAGCTCGACCGCTTCACGCACACCTGCTTTCAGGTACTGGCCTACGAGAGCTATGTCGAGCTGGCCGAGCGCCTGAACGCCAAGGCGCCAGGCGACTTCGCCAAGAAGGCGCTGTTCCTGACCACCGGCGCCGAAGCGGTGGAAAACGCCGTCAAGATCGCCCGCGCCTACACCGGCCGCCCGGGCGTCATCGCCTTCACCGGCGGCTACCACGGCCGCACGCTGATGACCATGGGCCTGACCGGCAAGGTCGTGCCCTACAAGGCGGGCTTCGGTCCCTTCCCGGCGGATATCTTCCATGCGCGCTTTCCCAATGCCCTGCACGGCGTGAGCGTGCAGGACGCCATCGATTCGCTGGAGAGCATCTTCAAGAACGGCATCGAGCCCACGCGCGTGGCTGCCATCATCATCGAGCCGGTGCAGGGCGAGGGCGGCTTCAACGTCGCGCCGGCGGCGCTGCTGCAGCACCTGCGCGCGCTGTGCGACCAGCATGGCATCGTGCTGATCGCCGACGAGGTGCAGACCGGCGCCGGGCGCACCGGCAAATGGTTTGCCATCGAGCACAGCGGCGTGGCCCCGGATCTGATCACCATGGCCAAGTCCATGGCCGGGGGCTTTCCCATCTCCGCCGTCATTGGCCGTGCCGAGATCATGGACGCGCCCAACCCCGGCGGCCTGGGCGGCACCTACGCCGGCAGTCCGCTGGCCTGCGCCGCCGCACTGGCGGTGCTGGACGTGTTCGAGCAGGAAAACCTGCTGCAGCGCGCCGAGGACGTGGGCCAGCGCCTGATGCTCAATCTGCAGGAGCTGGCGCAGCAGCACGCCTGCATCGCCCAGGTGCGCGGCTTGGGCGCCATGGTGGCCATGGAGCTGTGCCAGGACGGCGATCCGGCCCGCCCCGATGCGCAGCTGGCCAAGAACCTGTGCGCCCAGGCGGCCGAGCGCGGCCTGATCCTGCTGTCGTGCGGCACCTACGGCAACGTCATCCGCATCCTGGTGCCGCTCACGGCCAGCGATGCGCTGCTCGACGAGGGCCTGGCCATCATCGGGCAGTCGCTGCAGGCCGCGCTGGCGGCAGGCTGA
- a CDS encoding ABC transporter ATP-binding protein has protein sequence MTASDALVTFRGVQKTYDGTSLVVRDLNLDIQRGEFLSLLGPSGSGKTTTLMMLAGFESPTAGEISLDGVPITRTPPHRRNFGMVFQNYALFPHMTVAENIAYPLRVRKLPQAEREARVRRALEMVQMDTMGARYPAQMSGGQQQRVALARALVFDPQLVLMDEPLGALDKQLREHMQLELKALHRRLGVTFVYVTHDQSEALTMSDRVAVFNDGRIQQIDAVDQLYERPVNRFVAGFVGDNAALKARIQALDGEDCEVVLDDGARLRGINVNRAAVGDAVQCCVRPERIALAGAAGANTLPGTVLDIIYFGDHLRLRCRMAGDAEVMVKLPLGHEALPRPGHEVHLHAPAQHMRVYR, from the coding sequence ATGACAGCTAGCGATGCCCTCGTCACCTTCCGAGGGGTGCAAAAGACCTATGACGGCACCAGCCTGGTGGTGCGCGACCTGAACCTGGACATCCAGCGCGGCGAATTCCTGTCGCTGCTGGGGCCGTCCGGCTCGGGCAAGACCACCACGCTGATGATGCTGGCCGGGTTCGAGTCGCCCACCGCCGGCGAGATCAGCCTGGACGGCGTGCCGATCACGCGCACGCCGCCGCACAGGCGAAATTTCGGCATGGTGTTCCAGAACTACGCGCTTTTTCCGCACATGACGGTGGCCGAGAACATCGCCTACCCGCTGCGCGTGCGCAAGCTGCCCCAGGCCGAGCGCGAGGCGCGCGTGCGCCGGGCGCTGGAGATGGTGCAGATGGACACCATGGGCGCACGCTACCCGGCGCAGATGTCGGGCGGCCAGCAGCAGCGCGTGGCGCTGGCGCGCGCGCTGGTGTTCGACCCGCAGCTGGTGCTGATGGACGAGCCGCTGGGCGCGCTGGACAAGCAGCTGCGCGAGCACATGCAGCTCGAACTCAAGGCGCTGCACCGGCGCCTCGGGGTGACCTTCGTCTATGTCACGCACGACCAGTCCGAGGCGCTCACCATGTCCGACCGCGTGGCTGTCTTCAACGACGGGCGCATCCAGCAGATCGACGCGGTCGATCAGCTCTACGAGCGCCCGGTCAACCGCTTCGTGGCCGGCTTCGTGGGCGACAACGCCGCTCTCAAGGCGCGCATCCAGGCCCTGGACGGCGAGGACTGCGAAGTGGTGCTGGACGACGGCGCGCGCCTGCGCGGCATCAACGTCAACCGCGCCGCCGTGGGCGATGCCGTGCAGTGCTGCGTGCGCCCCGAGCGCATCGCCCTGGCCGGCGCCGCCGGCGCCAACACCCTGCCCGGCACGGTGCTGGACATCATCTATTTCGGCGACCACCTGCGCCTGCGCTGCCGCATGGCCGGCGACGCCGAGGTCATGGTCAAGCTGCCGCTGGGCCACGAAGCCCTGCCCCGGCCCGGCCACGAAGTGCATCTGCACGCCCCGGCGCAGCACATGCGCGTCTATCGCTGA
- a CDS encoding DUF2892 domain-containing protein, with translation MTSWQIVRLLAGTFILLSLALGIPGSPLFMSQWWLAFTAFVGANLLQSSFTKWCMLENILRKLGAQPGC, from the coding sequence ATGACTTCCTGGCAAATCGTGCGCCTGCTGGCCGGTACCTTCATCCTGCTGTCGCTGGCCCTGGGCATCCCTGGCAGCCCGCTGTTCATGAGCCAGTGGTGGCTGGCCTTCACCGCCTTCGTCGGCGCCAACCTGCTGCAAAGCAGCTTCACCAAATGGTGCATGTTGGAGAACATCCTGCGCAAGCTGGGCGCCCAGCCCGGCTGCTGA
- a CDS encoding ABC transporter substrate-binding protein yields MIRSTARTARTALLAAAAALALPALAQQAITVVNFGGANGAAQKKAYFDAYEKATGGKVTQVEYNGEQARIKAMVEAKKVTWDVVEVEGPDISRGCDEGLFETMDWSRIGNKADFLPAAVHECGVGTFVWSTVLAYNADRLKTAPTGWADFWDVKKFPGKRGLRKGARYNLEFALMADGVKAADVYKLLSSKEGADRAFRKLTELKPHIQWWEAGALPPQFLVAGDVAMTSAFSGRIDAAQREGQNLQITWAGGIYDLDFWVMPKGVANKDAAMKFIALASSADTQAEYARQISYGPTNTQAMAKIDAKTQALLPTSPANSRDALRFDVAFWADQGEALEKRFAAWAAQ; encoded by the coding sequence ATGATCCGTTCCACCGCCCGCACCGCCCGCACCGCACTGCTGGCCGCTGCCGCCGCCCTGGCCCTGCCAGCCCTGGCGCAGCAGGCCATTACCGTGGTCAATTTCGGCGGCGCCAATGGCGCAGCACAGAAAAAAGCCTATTTCGATGCCTACGAGAAAGCCACGGGCGGCAAGGTCACGCAGGTGGAATACAACGGCGAGCAGGCGCGCATCAAGGCCATGGTCGAGGCCAAGAAGGTGACCTGGGACGTGGTCGAGGTCGAAGGCCCGGACATCAGCCGAGGCTGCGACGAGGGCCTGTTCGAGACCATGGACTGGAGCCGCATCGGCAACAAGGCCGACTTCCTGCCCGCTGCCGTGCATGAGTGCGGCGTGGGCACCTTCGTGTGGTCTACCGTGCTGGCCTACAACGCCGACCGGCTCAAGACCGCGCCCACCGGCTGGGCGGACTTCTGGGACGTCAAGAAATTCCCCGGCAAGCGCGGCCTGCGCAAGGGCGCGCGCTACAACCTGGAGTTCGCCCTGATGGCCGATGGCGTCAAGGCCGCCGACGTGTACAAGCTGCTGTCGAGCAAGGAAGGGGCCGACCGCGCCTTCAGGAAACTGACCGAGCTCAAGCCGCACATCCAGTGGTGGGAGGCCGGCGCGCTGCCGCCGCAGTTCCTGGTGGCCGGCGACGTGGCCATGACCAGCGCCTTCAGCGGCCGCATCGACGCCGCGCAGCGCGAGGGCCAGAACCTGCAGATCACCTGGGCCGGCGGCATCTACGACCTGGACTTCTGGGTCATGCCCAAGGGCGTGGCCAACAAGGACGCGGCCATGAAGTTCATCGCCCTGGCCAGCAGTGCCGACACGCAGGCCGAGTACGCACGCCAGATCTCCTACGGCCCGACCAACACCCAGGCCATGGCCAAGATCGATGCCAAGACGCAGGCGCTGCTGCCGACCTCGCCGGCCAACAGCCGCGATGCGCTGCGCTTTGACGTGGCTTTCTGGGCCGACCAGGGCGAGGCCCTGGAAAAGCGCTTCGCCGCCTGGGCCGCCCAGTAA
- a CDS encoding ABC transporter permease, with protein sequence MQATTLTLPPGRAAPADLRQQLRASERRRRLRSIALTLPLLAFLLAVFVVPLAALMIRAVENPEVAGTLSATGSVLADWDGRSAPPEAAYGALVRDLSGLPETAQAGALARRLNSEVSGARSLIMGTYRALPLEPGLSDAQVRDQLLQLDARWAELPYWQAIAKNSARWTPDYLLASVDLRRNSQGEIVAVPAEAAAFRDILVRTFEMSATVTLIAILLGYPLAYWLSLLPERRANLMMILVLVPFWTSVLVRIAAWIVLLQNNGLLNRALMGLGLTEAPVALLFNRLGVVIAMVHILLPFLILPLYSVMKTVPPNYLRAAISLGSTPLAAFFKVYVPQTYPGVAAGGLLVFITSIGYYVTPALLGGPSDQMLSYYVAQYTNVEVNWGMAAALGSVLLVTTLALYAVYRKFGKAELGMG encoded by the coding sequence ATGCAAGCCACCACCCTGACCCTGCCTCCGGGCCGCGCCGCCCCGGCGGATCTGCGCCAGCAACTGCGCGCCAGCGAGCGCCGCCGGCGCCTGCGCTCGATCGCGCTCACGCTGCCCTTGCTGGCTTTTTTGCTGGCCGTGTTCGTCGTGCCCCTGGCCGCGCTGATGATCCGCGCCGTGGAAAACCCCGAGGTGGCGGGCACCCTGAGCGCCACCGGCAGCGTGCTGGCCGACTGGGACGGGCGCAGCGCCCCGCCCGAGGCCGCCTACGGCGCGCTGGTGCGCGACCTGTCGGGTCTGCCCGAGACGGCGCAGGCCGGAGCGCTGGCGCGCCGCCTCAATAGCGAGGTCAGCGGGGCGCGCTCGCTCATCATGGGCACCTACCGCGCCCTGCCGCTGGAGCCGGGCCTGAGCGACGCCCAGGTGCGCGACCAGCTGCTGCAGCTGGATGCGCGCTGGGCCGAACTGCCCTATTGGCAGGCGATCGCCAAGAACTCGGCGCGCTGGACGCCCGACTACCTGCTGGCCTCGGTCGACCTGCGGCGCAATTCGCAGGGCGAGATCGTCGCCGTGCCGGCCGAGGCGGCGGCGTTCCGCGACATCCTGGTGCGCACCTTCGAGATGAGCGCCACGGTGACGCTGATCGCCATCTTGCTCGGCTACCCGCTGGCCTACTGGCTCAGCCTGCTGCCCGAGCGGCGCGCCAACCTGATGATGATCCTGGTGCTGGTGCCGTTCTGGACATCGGTGCTGGTGCGCATCGCCGCCTGGATCGTGCTGCTGCAAAACAACGGCCTGCTCAACCGCGCGCTGATGGGCCTGGGCCTGACCGAAGCGCCGGTGGCGTTGCTGTTCAACCGCCTGGGCGTGGTCATCGCCATGGTGCATATCCTGCTGCCCTTTCTGATCCTGCCGCTGTACAGCGTCATGAAGACCGTGCCGCCCAACTACCTGCGCGCCGCCATCTCGCTGGGCAGCACGCCACTGGCGGCCTTCTTCAAGGTCTATGTGCCGCAGACCTACCCGGGCGTGGCCGCCGGCGGGCTGCTGGTGTTCATCACCTCCATCGGCTACTACGTCACCCCGGCGCTGCTGGGCGGGCCAAGCGACCAGATGCTGAGCTACTACGTTGCCCAATACACCAACGTAGAAGTCAACTGGGGCATGGCGGCGGCGCTGGGCTCGGTGCTGCTGGTGACCACGCTGGCGCTGTACGCCGTCTATCGCAAGTTCGGCAAGGCCGAGCTGGGCATGGGCTGA
- a CDS encoding DUF2892 domain-containing protein codes for MKLNVGGIDRILRIIVGLVLIALAATGTVGWWGYIGIVPLVTGLFRFCPAYGLLGMNTCPIKQQPPKP; via the coding sequence ATGAAACTCAACGTTGGCGGCATCGACCGCATCCTGCGCATCATCGTCGGCCTGGTGCTGATCGCCCTGGCCGCAACCGGCACCGTGGGCTGGTGGGGCTACATCGGCATCGTGCCGCTGGTGACCGGGCTGTTTCGCTTCTGCCCGGCCTATGGCCTGCTGGGCATGAACACCTGCCCCATCAAGCAGCAGCCGCCCAAGCCGTGA
- the bioB gene encoding biotin synthase BioB: MNQALSPSAPEAVARPLTFLSPKATSARPTQRWSVAGVQALLDLPFLDLLWQAQAVHRQHWPAGDIELATLLSVKTGGCPENCGYCPQSAQFDTGVAAQKLLPLDEVLAAARAAREAGATRFCMGAAWRAPKERDIEKMAERIAAVKALGLETCATLGMLTPAQAQALKASGLDYYNHNLDTAPEYYQDVVSTRQYQDRLDTLQAVRGAGVKVCCGGIIGMGEAPVHRAGLLAQLANLDPYPESVPINSLVPVPGTPLAGSAPVDPLDFVRVIAVARITMPRARVRLSAGRQQLGDAVQALCFLAGANSIFHGDQLLVTGNPEAEADERLLQRLGLRPAARVEGA; the protein is encoded by the coding sequence ATGAACCAAGCCCTGTCCCCCTCTGCCCCCGAAGCGGTCGCCAGGCCGCTCACCTTTCTGTCCCCGAAGGCCACCAGCGCCCGCCCGACCCAGCGCTGGAGCGTCGCCGGCGTCCAGGCGCTGCTCGACCTGCCTTTCCTGGATTTGCTCTGGCAGGCCCAGGCCGTACACCGCCAGCACTGGCCAGCCGGCGACATCGAACTGGCCACGCTGCTGTCGGTCAAGACCGGCGGCTGTCCGGAAAACTGCGGCTATTGCCCGCAGTCGGCGCAGTTCGACACCGGCGTGGCGGCGCAAAAGCTCTTGCCGCTCGATGAGGTGCTGGCCGCCGCCCGGGCCGCACGCGAGGCCGGCGCCACGCGCTTTTGCATGGGTGCGGCCTGGCGCGCGCCCAAGGAGCGCGACATCGAAAAAATGGCCGAGCGCATCGCCGCCGTCAAGGCGCTGGGCCTGGAAACCTGCGCCACGCTGGGCATGTTGACGCCGGCCCAGGCGCAGGCGCTCAAGGCGTCCGGGCTGGACTATTACAACCACAACCTGGACACCGCGCCCGAGTACTACCAGGACGTGGTCAGCACGCGCCAGTACCAGGATCGGCTGGACACGCTGCAGGCCGTGCGCGGCGCCGGCGTCAAGGTCTGCTGCGGCGGCATCATCGGCATGGGCGAGGCGCCGGTGCATCGCGCCGGCCTGCTGGCGCAGCTGGCCAACCTCGACCCCTACCCGGAGTCCGTGCCCATCAACAGCCTGGTGCCGGTGCCCGGCACGCCGCTGGCCGGCAGCGCGCCGGTCGATCCGCTGGACTTCGTGCGCGTCATCGCCGTGGCGCGCATCACCATGCCGCGCGCCCGGGTGCGCCTGTCGGCAGGGCGCCAGCAGCTGGGCGATGCCGTGCAGGCGCTGTGCTTTCTGGCCGGGGCGAACTCCATCTTTCATGGCGACCAACTGCTGGTCACCGGCAACCCCGAGGCCGAGGCGGATGAGCGGCTGCTGCAGCGCCTGGGGCTCAGACCTGCAGCACGAGTAGAGGGCGCATGA
- a CDS encoding rhodanese-like domain-containing protein, with the protein MKTALELVAEAKARVHELSVAEAAQAVAGADVLIDVREPDEYRQGHLPGAVNMPRGLLEFQLSSHPACQNAELNVLLYCKTSGRAALAACAMHDMGYRNVRSIAGGYDAWVAAGQPVQQPKLPQFG; encoded by the coding sequence ATGAAAACCGCCCTTGAACTGGTGGCCGAGGCCAAGGCCCGCGTCCACGAACTGTCCGTTGCCGAGGCCGCCCAGGCCGTGGCCGGTGCCGACGTCCTGATCGACGTGCGCGAGCCCGACGAGTACCGCCAGGGCCACCTGCCCGGTGCCGTGAACATGCCGCGCGGCCTGCTGGAATTCCAGCTCAGCAGCCACCCGGCCTGCCAGAACGCCGAGTTGAACGTGCTGCTGTACTGCAAGACCAGTGGCCGCGCCGCCCTGGCGGCGTGCGCCATGCACGACATGGGCTACCGCAACGTGCGCTCGATTGCCGGTGGCTACGACGCCTGGGTCGCCGCCGGCCAGCCGGTGCAGCAGCCCAAGCTGCCGCAGTTCGGCTGA